A region from the Musa acuminata AAA Group cultivar baxijiao chromosome BXJ1-10, Cavendish_Baxijiao_AAA, whole genome shotgun sequence genome encodes:
- the LOC135594646 gene encoding ATP-dependent RNA helicase SUV3L, mitochondrial-like, which translates to MASSFLRTRLRPACLSSFRVLLSRPHPQLVLGFRLPLVPSPSPSPSSPWLPPHLFSFSTTATSSPQTLAPDPIATDGDPPPDPAAIYRELRAAQDGSAKLSRSEWEALVGVFASFAKSPWTSDQALALYIPSSFFPTAARRFRLFFLRRCPPAAFRHLSALGPSLAADRFLFPIFAEFCLHEFPDELRGFRSLMESADLTRPHTWFPFARAMRRRVIYHCGPTNSGKTHNALVRFMEASSGIYCSPLRLLAMEVFDRVNATGVYCSLHTGQEKKTLPFSNHVACTIEMVSTEECYDVAVIDEVQMMADPTRGYAWTRALLGLKADEIHLCGDPSVLKVVENVCKETGDDLEVNRYERFKPLVVEAKTLLGNMTNVRSGDCIVAFSRREIFEVKMAVEKLTKHKCCVIYGALPPETRRLQASLFNDQDNEYDVLVASDAVGMGLNLNIRRVVFYSLSKYNGDKMVPVPASQVKQIAGRAGRRGSVYPDGLATTFILDDLDYLIECLQQPFQEVKKVGLFPFFEQVELFAAQFPKATFCELLDKFRENCRLDGYYFLCQHDSVRKVANMLEKIPVLSLQDRFNFCFAPVNIRDPKAMYHLLRFASHYSQNRPVTIAMGMPKGSAKNDAELLDLETKHQVLSMYMWLSHHFKEDTFPYARKAETMATDIADLLGQSLAKVCWKPESRPQGRPRAPEQDVHDEALPVSQDEYERSISLVQTFTMPNNLKD; encoded by the coding sequence ATGGCTTCCTCCTTCCTCCGCACCCGCCTCCGCCCCGCCTGCCTGTCGAGCTTTCGCGTCCTCCTCTCCCGCCCACACCCCCAATTAGTGTTAGGGTTTCGACTGCCCTTGGTTCCTTCCCCatccccttccccttcctcccCATGGCTCCCACCGcatctcttctccttctccaccaccgccacctCCTCCCCTCAAACCCTAGCCCCTGATCCCATCGCGACCGACGGCGATCCTCCGCCCGACCCAGCCGCCATCTACCGGGAGCTACGCGCCGCCCAGGACGGCTCCGCCAAGCTCAGCCGCAGCGAGTGGGAGGCCCTTGTCGGGGTCTTCGCCTCCTTCGCCAAGTCCCCGTGGACCTCCGACCAGGCCCTCGCACTTTACATCCCCTCGTCCTTCTTCCCTACCGCTGCCCGCCGCTtccgcctcttcttcctccgccgcTGCCCACCTGCCGCCTTCCGCCACCTCTCCGCCCTTGGTCCGTCCCTGGCCGCCGACCGCTTCCTCTTCCCCATCTTCGCCGAGTTCTGCCTTCACGAGTTCCCGGACGAGCTCCGTGGGTTCCGCTCCTTGATGGAGTCCGCTGACCTCACCCGCCCCCATACCTGGTTCCCATTCGCCCGTGCCATGCGCCGCCGTGTGATCTACCACTGCGGCCCCACCAACAGCGGGAAGACCCACAATGCCCTCGTTCGCTTCATGGAGGCCAGCAGTGGCATCTACTGCAGTCCTCTTCGGCTCCTCGCCATGGAGGTATTCGATCGGGTGAACGCCACCGGTGTCTACTGCAGCCTCCACACCGGTCAGGAAAAGAAGACGCTTCCTTTCTCCAACCATGTTGCTTGCACCATCGAAATGGTATCCACCGAGGAGTGCTACGACGTTGCTGTAATCGATGAGGTCCAGATGATGGCTGACCCCACACGGGGTTACGCCTGGACCCGTGCACTACTCGGCCTCAAGGCCGACGAGATCCACCTGTGCGGAGACCCGAGCGTGCTGAAAGTAGTCGAGAATGTTTGCAAGGAAACAGGCGATGACCTGGAGGTGAACCGCTACGAGCGGTTCAAGCCCCTGGTGGTAGAGGCGAAGACATTGCTAGGCAATATGACAAATGTGCGATCAGGTGACTGCATCGTGGCCTTCTCGAGGAGGGAGATCTTTGAGGTGAAGATGGCAGTTGAGAAGTTGACCAAACATAAATGCTGTGTTATCTATGGAGCACTGCCGCCAGAGACCAGGCGTCTGCAGGCTAGCTTGTTCAATGATCAGGACAATGAGTACGATGTTCTGGTGGCTAGTGATGCTGTGGGGATGGGCCTGAATCTGAACATAAGAAGGGTTGTTTTCTATTCATTATCGAAATACAATGGTGATAAAATGGTGCCAGTTCCTGCATCCCAGGTGAAGCAAATAGCTGGAAGAGCCGGACGGAGAGGGAGCGTTTACCCTGACGGCCTTGCGACAACCTTCATTTTGGATGATTTGGATTATTTGATCGAGTGCTTGCAGCAACCATTTCAGGAGGTGAAGAAAGTTGGACTGTTTCCATTCTTTGAGCAGGTGGAGTTGTTTGCTGCACAGTTCCCGAAAGCAACTTTCTGTGAGCTTTTGGACAAGTTCCGTGAGAACTGCCGCCTTGATGGTTACTATTTCTTGTGTCAGCATGATAGTGTTAGAAAAGTTGCCAACATGCTGGAAAAGATACCAGTCTTGTCGCTTCAAGATCGTTTTAATTTCTGTTTTGCACCAGTCAATATTAGGGATCCCAAGGCAATGTATCATCTCCTTCGTTTTGCTTCACACTATAGCCAGAATCGCCCGGTTACTATAGCAATGGGGATGCCAAAAGGTTCAGCTAAAAATGATGCTGAGCTGTTGGACCTTGAGACAAAGCATCAGGTTTTGTCAATGTACATGTGGTTATCGCATCATTTCAAGGAGGATACATTTCCTTATGCGCGCAAGGCTGAGACAATGGCCACGGACATTGCCGATTTACTCGGTCAGTCTCTAG